The genomic stretch acaaatagggtcggtcgggttaccctaaaccaacatatatttatGTTTGGCCTAACATCATTTCTTCTGTAATTGCTTCTCCTGTTTCACTAACAACGTTCTCGGCTGCTCCCTTCCCGTCATCGTTTACTTTTTGATCTGACTTGTTTGTATCGTCGTCCTGTTTATTGTCTGACTGCTTTATGTGGACTTTGCTATCACTACTGCAGTATCCGTGCAGCTTAGTACTTGAGAAAGCTGAGTAACTCTTGCTCTTGTCTTGTGAAATATCTTGGTGAGGATTCTCCAGCCAACTCGCTGTGGCAAAGTACTGTTCAGTGAATGTTGCTGTCTTCGGTTGTTTTATCACTGCTGCTTGCTGTTCCTCTGGGTTGTCTGGTTTCGTCTCGGCGGAGCCACTGCTGTTGGGGTCTCCTTCCACAAAGACGTCTTGAAGATACACAGGGGCAGAGTCTAGAGAGTCTTGGCTCGTCTCCTCTGGAGGTGGAGACGGTTGCGTCTCCTCTGGAGGTGGAGACGGTTGCGTCTCCTCTGGAGGTGGAGACGGTTGCGTCTCCTCTGGAGGTGGAGACGGTTGTTTTCGGTTTGATTCAGCGTCTTGAATGTCCTTGTCCTTTCGCCAGATGAACTTTTTAGACATCACCTTCCCGCACGAGATACAGAACAGAAAGCTTAAAAGACACATGCCAGCACCCCCGCAGAAAATGCACTTGAGGAATCGGGAACATTTTGTAGGCGGTTCTTCTTCACCTGACTCGTCTCCTTCCTCGCCCccttcctctttctcttccttcttGTCTCCCATAGAAAGAAAAGGCAACCACCCTGCGTTACCACAGATCTGCCATACCTGAATAACGGTTGAGATGAAGCCCCATGTGAGAGGGGCACCCACAGCAACACCCACCGCTACCTTCTCGTTTGGGGTCAGTAGTGGCTCTTCGGGTACTGCTGGGAGGAAAGATTCAGCAAGCTGGGGTTTAGATGCAGTCAAAATGTGTCTAAAAGAATAACAGCAAGAAAACGCTTATACAACCTACCTTCACCAAAGAAATGTGAACCAGAAACAGATTATTTGCTGCTCTAGCTCAACAGATACTGGAGACAGTCACAATGATATACTTGTTCAACCGAACTCGACTCTACCGCATTAGGTGTTTATTGACCAgaaaagtataatgccgacgagtccaagacgagtcgcattatatctattcgagtctaaatatcggatcCTATTGCTACGCTAAAAACACGATAGGTGTTAATATTTTGATACCGGAATCATATTAATTTGAGTGATTTGACTGAGAAATTATGACAACAAAACGTTAACTTTGTAACAATATGCAGACAAACACAGTTGCAATACAATTAATGTACAATTGAAATGGAAATACAAATttaagcacaaacacacacacacacacacacacgtacctaaagtgtggatggttacctaagatgcggcactgggtgtagtgcctttctagtgcacttgcactacaacagcactgggtgcagtactcgctccggcatcgaagaattttgcactaaaaaatgcacaaaatttgacctatttcgtcgcctatagaggacggaaagaatgtcattttgaacattgttatgacattctttccgtcaaaaaagtcaatttaacggtgttaaatgaagcgaccatccacacaattaggttgtcatccagagtttaggttgccatccacgtgtggatggttgccttatggtgatttaggcaacacacacacacacacactctctctctctctctctctctctctctctctctctcaaggccATCTGCGTTCGCAGGCTGGCGAAAACGTCCTCGTGCACAAAtgtcaattgtttttaaaagcaGAGCCTATATCAATGCCTGCATGACGTCCAAGTTAATAACCAGTAAAAGGTGTCATTTTATTTGTCACAGCGAAAACACCATGACGCACAACAAAATTGCCAGTGGATGAAAAAACTCACCCGCCAAAGTGCGCCGTGGTCAGCAATTAACGTGTCTCGCTCGATCTGACATTGAAGGCAAACCAACCCATTTTGAGATAAACCATCATGTTTAtaattctatacaagaaaagGATATGCTTTTGGcaggcttccatttgaaacttgtCGGTAATTATCGTTGATTGACGTCCACCCAAAGCCTTTTTGAGGCTTCGACACGATTTATCGCAGGAGTCAGACTTCGACCACCACTTTGAAGATTTAAATGCAAGGCCTATTAAAGTTTAAGTCCTCTTTCATTCTGTTTGAAAATATTTGTATCGTTTGTTCGTTTTGTGCGATATTTTCCTAAGTTACTTCGCTGGATCTATCTGACCACTGTGTTTGTTCAATGCAGAAGTGGCCCGACAAGCTATAGCAGTTGCTCAAGCAACCAGAGCATTTTTAGATCAAAATCTTTTCCGGAAACAGCAACATCTGCATCGGCTTTAgcctcctttttacattcagtcaagttttgacttaatgttttaacatagaggggggaatcgagacgagggtcgtggtgtatgtgtgtgtgtgtgtgtgtagagcgatttagagtaaactactggaccgatctgtatgaaattgtttatgagagttcctgggtatgatatccccattttttttcattttttcgataaatgtctttgatgacgtcatatccggcattttgtaaaagttgaggcggcactgtcacaccctcatttttcaataaaattgattgaaattttggccaagcaatcttcgacgaaggccggactttggtattgcatttcagcttggaggcttacaaattaataaatgactttggtcattaaaaatctgaaaattgtaattaaaattattttgttataaaacgatccaaaatgacgtttatcgtattcttcaacattttctgattccaaaaacatataattatgttaatgttatattcagattaaaaagctctgaaaattaaaaatagaaaaattatgattaaaattaaatttccgaaatcgatttaaaaacaatttcatcttattccttgtccgttcctgattctaaaatcatatagatatgatatgtttggattaaaacacgttcagaaagttaacaagtcgcgtaaggcgaaaatacaacatttagtcaagtagctgtcgaactcacagaatgaaactgaacgcaatgccatttttcagcaagaccgtatactcgtagcatcgtcagtccaccgctcatggcaaaggcagtgaaattgacaagaagagcggggtagtagttgcgctaagaaggatagcacgcttttctgtacctctctttgttttaactttctgagcgtgtttttaatccaagcatatcatatctatatgtttttggaatcaggaaccgacaaggaataagatgaaagtgtttttaaattgatttcgacaatttaattttgatactaatttttatatatttaattttcagagcttgtttttaatccaaatataacatatttatatgtttttggaatcagaaaatgatggaaaataagatgaacgtaaatttgaatcgttttataaatttttatgttttttttacaattttcagatttttaatgaccaaagtcattaattaatttttaagccaccaagctgaaatgcaataccgaagtccgggcttcgtcgaagattacttgaccaaaatttcaaccaatttggttgaaaaatgagggcgtgacagtgccgcctcaactttcacgaaaagccggatatgacgtcatcaaagacatttatcaaaaaaatgaaaaaaaagttcggggatttcatacccaggaactctcatgtcaaatttcataaagatcggtccagtagtttagtctgaatcgctctacacacacacacacagacagacacacacacacacacacacgcacgcacatacaccacgaccctcgtctcgattcccccctctacgttaaaacatttagtcaaaacttgactaaatgtaaaaagaatagagatatagaaaagcgtgctatcctcctcagcgcaaccgctaccgcgcttttctggattgttaatttcactgcctttgccaggagcggtggacagacgatgctacgagtgtacggtcatgcgggaaaaaaatgcaatgcgttcagtttcattctgtgagttcgactgagcttgaataaatgttgtattttcgccttacgcgacttgttgatattGTTCCTGCGTGAAATTAGCATTGGTACTGGCACCAAACTATGCTAACGACTACAGTCTGGAAACAGAAGTACGCACGATATAAATAACAAATAGTTAGTGACCCGGGACCCGGGACCCGTTCTTATTAGGttaagtgcgtcccgggacccccttcACAAATTACTAGCACGTGTTTTCGGCAACTGGTTCATATAAGACGCAGGGACGAGCACTTTGTGTATATATAGCCTGTGGTCTTCCCCTACTGTTAGAGCCGGCACATATCATTGGCAAAGCGCGTAGTCTTGTGAGATGATGTTTGATGAGCCTGTGTCATTCTGTGGATGCACTGCAGCGCCTTATGTGACTGGAAAGCCCGATCCTCGAACGACAGGCTTTGCTGCACATAGAACAGGTAAAGTTGGAGGGGTGGCATTATAGCCTTTTCGGCGGTCCCTTTTCTCTGCAGCTTTTTGGTGCCTGCtccttgtcactgtcagccTTTTGTCCTGCCTGACTGTCCGTCTCCAGCAAGCACGGTCTGCTGCGGTCTCCTCTCAGTCATCTAGGTCAATGTTGCACGCTCTTTTTGACACGGTTGCAGGCGTTCTTAAATGTGAGTGCTGGACGCGCGTCGTTTGCTGCCTGATGCCAGCTGTGTGTGCCGGACATCTGTTCgtaagcttcttcttcttcttgtcaatCACACTTATATTGTCAggccggacagcgagacgaatgtTGCTGTCTGCTCCAGGTCttcctttcctccgtacagctTGCAGTGAAGGGAGACTGCAGTTGGCCACACGGTTTTCTATCCTCAGGTTCTCCAGGATGGTGCATCGCTGGTGGATGTGTTCAGTGGGGGGGGTAGACCAGCTTCGTCTTTTGGAACATGGGGACGTTTGGCGGTTATGCCCAGTGCGGCGTGGCATCACCACGACTTGTTCAAGTCGCGTGAGGAGATGATGTGCCTCGCACATGACCAAGCCATCCGAGGCGCCTTAGGATCAGAAGGGAGAACATAGTTCGTATGCCAGCACGTTTGAGGATGTCGCTGTTTGACATTTTGTCTTGCCATTTTACTCTCAGGATACGATTTAGGCAGCACACGTGGAAGGAGTTGAGGCTGCACTCCAGGTGCATGTGGGTTGTCCGTGCTTCGCTGCCATAGAGGAACGTGCTCGGGTATATGAAACAAAGTAGTTCATTTGTCCTCTTAGAGCCCGCAAATATGAGAGAAAAGAAATAGGAACTCAAAAGCAGAGAgctttttaaaaatgtttttgttgaCGTTCTGATCCAAAGCGACTGAAATGACTGGGTAGGCTATTCAGTTTTTGGTTTTAAGAAACCGTTGCATCCCCAGAACTCAATGTTTGTTTATGATGGGTCTTAACATGAAATTGTGACTATACTGTAGCtcgggcccggtagctcagttggtagagcactggacttgtgatcgaaaggtcgcaggttcgaattcgggccgggacggacacgggtcaactttatgtgcagacccagagacggaagccatgtcccacccccgtgtcatcacaatggcacgtaaaagaccttggtcattctgccataagtgcaggtggctgaatacacctaaacacgcagacacctgggtagcgcgactccgttgctgctagctttccactgggaggaagcgacccgaatttcccagcgatgggacaataaagtaatgaaaatgaaatgaaatgaaaatgataaagaagttCCATTACAAAAATAATCGTCGGGGAATGTCGCTCCATCTTTCTTCCGCAAATCTGTCTGTGGATTGTCTCGATTGGTATACGACTGAGGGTCGTGAAGTT from Littorina saxatilis isolate snail1 linkage group LG16, US_GU_Lsax_2.0, whole genome shotgun sequence encodes the following:
- the LOC138949806 gene encoding clumping factor B-like; amino-acid sequence: MGDKKEEKEEGGEEGDESGEEEPPTKCSRFLKCIFCGGAGMCLLSFLFCISCGKVMSKKFIWRKDKDIQDAESNRKQPSPPPEETQPSPPPEETQPSPPPEETQPSPPPEETSQDSLDSAPVYLQDVFVEGDPNSSGSAETKPDNPEEQQAAVIKQPKTATFTEQYFATASWLENPHQDISQDKSKSYSAFSSTKLHGYCSSDSKVHIKQSDNKQDDDTNKSDQKVNDDGKGAAENVVSETGEAITEEMMLGQT